One segment of Apus apus isolate bApuApu2 chromosome 1, bApuApu2.pri.cur, whole genome shotgun sequence DNA contains the following:
- the ENDOU gene encoding uridylate-specific endoribonuclease: MANGKALNHELSKLFNEMWDMDVNRLMPGKDYTIDLQGKAGATQQGASAIQDSAARHLFHNVNEERLKSIKTFATFISLLDNYETSTGTEEVVTPEEIVENNCFLDAVLATEVMKLAHEYLLKKNLAKPNLADFKTQLYDIWFQLYARKEGDRPDSCGFEHVFVGETRRGKQILGLHNWVQFYLQEKQNQIDYKGYVAQKNKTRPDKDDQVLSIQFTWKGSVKPIGSTFIGVSPEFEFALYTVIFLLAKERVTRETVKIEEYELQIVVYRHGRHIGTAYPVILSTSSED; this comes from the exons GAAGGCCTTAAATCATGAACTTTCTAAACTTTTCAATGAGATGTGGGATATGGATGTTAACCGCCTTATGCCTGGGAAAGACTACACAATTGATTTGCAG GGAAAAGCTGGTGCCACACAGCAAGGTGCCAGTGCCATCCAAGACAGCGCAGCCAGACACCTCTTCCATAATGTGAATGAAGAACGCcttaaaagcataaaaacttTTGCAA cctttATTTCCTTATTGGACAACTATGAGACATCAACTGGTACAGAAGAAGTAGTGACTCCAGAAGAAATAGTTGAAAACAACTGTTTTCTTGATGCTGTCTTAGCAACAGAAGTCATGAAA CTGGCTCATGAAtatctgcttaaaaaaaacctagcAAAGCCAAACCTTGCTGATTTCAAAACTCAGCTCTATGACATCTGGTTCCAGCTGTATGCCAGGAAAGAAGGAGACAG ACCTGATTCTTGTGGTTTTGAACATGTTTTTGTGGGAGAAACAAGGCGTGGTAAACAGATCTTAGGTTTGCACAACTGGGTGCAATTTTACcttcaggaaaagcaaaaccaaattgACTACAAGGGATATGTCGCtcagaagaacaaaaccagg CCTGACAAGGATGACCAAGTTTTGAGCATCCAGTTCACCTGGAAGGGCTCGGTCAAGCCAATTGGAAGCACCTTTATTGGTGTCAGCCCAGAGTTTGAATTTGCCCTTTACACCGTAATTTTCCTGCTGGCTAAAGAAAGAGTCACACGTGAAACAGTGAAGATAGAAGAGTATGAGCTACAGATTGTTGTTTACCGCCATGGACGCCACATTGGAACAGCATATCCAGTAATCCTCAGCACCAGCAGTGAGGACTAG
- the LOC127384111 gene encoding lactosylceramide 4-alpha-galactosyltransferase-like yields MRILTVVLGEQAVTGSRLPRISNCLPKLATMLLTQRPRALFILAVTFVFLASVMFYWRTGEDAEGQLHHLTAQRRCEPFLPFLPWPTAGGPPSSPGDIFFVETSEQTNPSYLFTCSVESAARTHPGTRVVVLMKGLANGNASLPNHWGFSLLSCFPNVEIRHLDLPELFSGTPLAKWYSEDEHRREPYFLPVLSDACRIAIMWKFGGIYLDTDFIVLKNLKNLTNVLGTQSKNVLNGAFLSFKPKHKFIELCMQDFVDNYKGWIWAHQGPALLTRVFKKWCSITNIQNNMNCKGVTALFREAFYPIYWEDWKKLFEAISSSELHKLLNNTYAVHVWNKLSHETRLEITSQALLAQLYTQFCPATAAKMKSSKGL; encoded by the exons ATGCGG ATCCTGACGGTTGTCTTGGGAGAGCAGGCTGTGACAGGGTCGAGACTGCCCAGGATATCCAACTGCCTGCCAAAACTGGCTACAATGCTGCTGACCCAgaggcccagggctctgttcaTCCTTGCCGTTACATTTGTGTTCCTTGCCTCTGTCATGTTCTACTGGAGAACTGGGGAGGATGCTGAGGGTCAGCTCCACCATTTGACTGCACAAAGGAGGTGTGAACCGTTCTTGCCTTTCCTTCCCTGGCCCACTGCTGGTGGGCCCCCTTCTTCACCAGGGGACATCTTTTTTGTGGAGACCTCGGAGCAAACTAACCCAAGTTACCTGTTCACCTGCTCTGTGGAGTCAGCGGCCCGGACGCACCCTGGGACGAGGGTTGTGGTGCTCATGAAAGGCTTGGCAAACGGGAACGCTTCCTTACCCAACCACTGGGGCTTCTCATTGCTGAGCTGCTTCCCCAACGTGGAAATCCGTCACCTGGACTTGCCAGAGCTTTTCTCAGGGACTCCTCTGGCAAAGTGGTACTCGGAGGATGAGCACCGGAGGGAACCTTATTTCTTGCCTGTCCTGTCTGACGCCTGCAGAATTGCCATCATGTGGAAATTTGGTGGCATCTACCTGGACACAGACTTCATTGTGCTTAAGAACTTAAAGAACCTCACCAATGTGCTTGGTACCCAGTCTAAGAATGTACTGAACGGGgcttttctgtcctttaaaCCCAAACACAAGTTCATAGAGCTTTGCATGCAGGATTTTGTAGATAACTACAAAGGCTGGATTTGGGCCCACCAGGGCCCAGCACTCTTAACACGTGTCTTCAAGAAGTGGTGCTCCATCACTAATATCCAGAACAACATGAACTGCAAGGGTGTGACTGCTCTTTTCCGAGAAGCCTTTTATCCTATTTACTGGGAGGACTGGAAGAAGTTATTTGAAGCAATCAGCTCCTCAGAGCTTCACAAGCTCCTTAATAACACCTATGCGGTGCATGTATGGAACAAATTGAGCCATGAGACAAGGCTAGAGATCACATCCCAGGCTTTGCTGGCTCAGCTGTATACTCAGTTCTGCCCTGCCACAGCTGCGAAGATGAAGAGCAGTAAAGGTCTGTAA